One window of Elaeis guineensis isolate ETL-2024a chromosome 11, EG11, whole genome shotgun sequence genomic DNA carries:
- the LOC105061542 gene encoding uncharacterized protein, with protein MSPMDRRPALAVSPRRLRSGRALHTTPSVQTPPSTSKKTEFSGRPSSVKSLIQPVYQMISSELVALAERAKEEFGSHDHVGTTLTSSITCSNSPMFERGRYYEVYSARRNERLKRKKEIADQSISQDPGIAIELAKRRNSKKVDGMRKSVPANFSLSRVNSLRSSVRSSKEMKKPSALTYSEKSAATGKRIGTWFAQKV; from the exons ATGTCTCCCATGGATCGGAGGCCTGCGCTGGCGGTGTCGCCACGGCGTCTCCGTTCCGGCCGGGCTCTGCACACCACTCCCTCTGTCCAAACCCCACCAT CCACTTCTAAAAAAACCGAGTTCTCCGGTCGCCCCTCCTCCGTGAAATCACTGATCCAGCCTGTCTATCAGATGATCTCGTCAGAGTTGGTGGCACTGGCGGAAAGGGCCAAGGAAGAGTTTGGATCCCATGATCATGTGGGCACCACTCTTACTTCCTCCATTACTTGCAGCAATAGTCCTATGTTTGAAAGAGGGAGATATTATGAAGTTTACTCAGCTCGAAGGAACGAGAGGCTTAAGAGGAAGAAGGAGATTGCCGATCAGTCGATTTCTCAAGACCCCGGTATCGCCATTGAACTGGCAAAGAGGAGGAACTCGAAGAAGGTTGATGGCATGCGGAAATCTGTGCCAGCCAACTTCTCATTGAGTCGTGTGAATAGCTTGAGATCCTCAGTGAGGAGCAGCAAGGAGATGAAGAAGCCCTCTGCCTTGACATATTCTGAAAAGTCTGCTGCTACCGGGAAGAGGATTGGAACTTGGTTCGCCCAAAAGGTGTGA